In one window of Hevea brasiliensis isolate MT/VB/25A 57/8 chromosome 10, ASM3005281v1, whole genome shotgun sequence DNA:
- the LOC110647533 gene encoding senescence-specific cysteine protease SAG12-like has product MMAASLCQKQCLFALFILAFWINQVIPRQLQQSLLAMSKRHEQWMAKHGKVYEDAEEHQKRFRIFKENVEFIESFNAAGDRSYNLSINQFADLTREEFKKLYLGYKPSHQTGSRNVTSFKYESMIGVPDSVDWRARGAVTSVKSQGSCGGCWAFSAVAAVESMHLINKHVPLDLSEQQLLDCDPLSHGCGGGLMRDAFEYIIANGGITSEKNYPFVEHTQYPCNKASAGYTEVKLSGYQNVPIYSEESLMRAVAKQPVSVAIEASTDNFRFYRDGIFKKDCGSVLNHAVLAVGYVWRITLVKGVLKDHGLMMEVLSSMQGAAMEENENSLSARHKSLTPHPFRPPIPNFPSISFIFFFPTPFPPSSTTTIEIPSPQSSPLQVMPLAMQAPNPDSPPQQTPPPPPTSTYKRRIRSKSTRPMAFAPPLAKRKDPPATPLSEPTPKNPRTSAST; this is encoded by the exons ATGATGGCAGCTTCATTATGTCAAAAGCAATGCTTGTTTGCTCTCTTCATTTTGGCTTTCTGGATTAATCAAGTTATCCCTCGTCAACTTCAACAATCACTACTAGCCATGTCCAAGAGACATGAACAGTGGATGGCAAAACATGGAAAGGTTTATGAAGATGCTGAGGAGCATCAAAAACGCTTTCGAATATTCAAAGAAAATGTTGAGTTTATAGAGTCCTTCAATGCTGCTGGGGATAGATCCTATAATCTAAGTATTAACCAATTCGCAGACCTAACCCGTGAAGagtttaaaaaattatatctTGGGTATAAGCCTTCTCATCAAACAggttcaagaaatgtgacatccTTTAAATATGAAAGCATGATTGGTGTCCCTGATTCAGTGGACTGGAGAGCAAGAGGAGCCGTTACATCTGTGAAGTCTCAAGGCAGTTGTG GAGGTTGTTGGGCTTTCTCAGCAGTGGCAGCCGTTGAGTCAATGCACCTGATAAATAAACATGTACCACTGGATTTATCGGAGCAGCAGCTTTTGGATTGTGACCCTTTGTCGCATGGTTGTGGGGGTGGTTTAATGCGAGATGCATTTGAGTATATAATAGCCAATGGTGGCATAACCAGTGAAAAAAATTACCCCTTCGTCGAACATACGCAGTACCCTTGTAATAAAGCAAGTGCAGGTTATACTGAGGTTAAACTCAGCGGCTACCAAAATGTTCCCATCTATTCCGAGGAATCCCTGATGAGGGCAGTGGCCAAGCAGCCAGTATCTGTTGCTATTGAAGCATCTACAGATAACTTTAGATTCTACAGAGATGGTATTTTTAAAAAAGATTGTGGATCAGTGCTAAATCATGCTGTATTGGCAGTTGGTTATG TGTGGagaataactttagtgaagggagtattgaaggatcatggcttgatgaTGGAAGTCTTGAGCTCCATGCAAGGTGCGGCCATGGAGGAAAATGAGAATTCACTTTCGGCAAG GCATAAATCCCTCACGCCACACCCTTTTCGCCCACCGATACCTAACTTCCcctctatctcttttattttcttctttcctACACCATTCCCACCATCGTCGACCACCACCATAGAAATCCCTTCCCCTCAAAGCTCTCCTCTCCAAGTCATGCCCCTAGCAATGCAAGCCCCTAATCCCGATTCTCCTCCACAACAAACCCCTCCACCTCCTCCTACATCCACCTATAAAAGGAGAATCCGGTCTAAATCAACCCGACCCATGGCCTTTGCACCACCTCTCGCAAAACGAAAAGACCCACCTGCTACTCCACTTTCAGAGCCTACACCCAAAAACCCCAGAACTTCAGCTTCCACATGA
- the LOC110647542 gene encoding ervatamin-B-like encodes MSERHEEWMAKYGRVYENGSCWSFSALAAVESSYLLKYGDPYDLSEQQLVECDYTDHNRACNMGYMTEAYDYIIANGGVTTEQNYPYVAGRQYCDRIKAAQPVAQLAYYQLVPPNSEAALIQAVNMAPVSVGLSGDETFFHHYTGGIITAQHCNPTFNHAALLIGYDTDPSGQDYW; translated from the exons ATGTCTGAGAGACATGAAGAGTGGATGGCAAAATATGGGAGAGTTTATGAAAATG GAAGTTGTTGGAGTTTCTCAGCATTGGCAGCCGTTGAATCTAGCTACTTATTGAAGTATGGTGATCCTTATGATTTATCCGAGCAACAGCTTGTGGAATGCGATTATACTGATCACAATCGTGCATGTAACATGGGATATATGACAGAGGCTTATGACTACATAATAGCCAATGGTGGCGTAACCACAGAACAAAATTACCCTTACGTAGCAGGTCGGCAATATTGTGACAGAATAAAGGCAGCTCAACCTGTTGCTCAACTCGCTTACTACCAACTTGTTCCACCTAACTCTGAGGCAGCGCTGATTCAGGCAGTAAATATGGCGCCCGTATCTGTTGGCCTTAGTGGGGACGAGACATTTTTTCATCACTACACTGGTGGTATTATCACAGCTCAACACTGTAATCCCACATTCAACCATGCAGCATTATTAATCGGTTATGATACTGATCCTTCTGGACAAGATTATTGGTAA
- the LOC110647700 gene encoding senescence-specific cysteine protease SAG39-like — translation MASVWKMQCLLIALLIFIMADLVSSRKLYLHDQSSSMHERHQLWMKKYGRVYRDKAEKERRFEIFKHNVKFIESFNAAGNKSYKLRINKFADLSNDEFKASHNGYRRSEQTRSVKATSFKYANVTGLPASMDWRKQGAVTPVKDQDDCGCCWAFSTVATIEGIHKITTGKLISLSEQELVDCDTKGKDEGCNGGYMEDGFKFIMENHGITSEANYPYKGTDGTCNPTKEASHVAKITGYEKVPAKSEASLMKAVAHQPVSVSIDAGGLSFQFYSSGVFKGKCGNDLNHVVTAVGYGSTSDGTKYWLVKNSWGADWGEQGYIKMHKDAFAKEGRCIC, via the exons ATGGCATCAGTTTGGAAAATGCAATGTTTGTTGATTGCTCTCTTGATCTTCATTATGGCTGATCTAGTCTCGTCTCGAAAGCTATATCTCCATGATCAGTCTTCATCCATGCATGAGAGACATCAGCTGTGGATGAAAAAATATGGAAGGGTTTACAGGGATAAGGCAGAGAAAGAAAGACGCTTCGAGATATTCAAGCACAATGTTAAGTTCATAGAGTCCTTTAATGCTGCAGGGAATAAATCCTACAAGCTCAGGATTAACAAATTTGCAGACTTATCCAATGATGAGTTCAAGGCTTCCCATAATGGATACAGGAGGTCGGAACAGACAAGATCAGTGAAAGCAACCTCATTTAAGTATGCAAATGTGACCGGTTTGCCTGCTAGCATGGACTGGAGAAAGCAAGGAGCTGTTACCCCTGTCAAGGATCAAGACGACTGTG GGTGTTGCTGGGCTTTCTCAACTGTGGCAACCATTGAGGGGATCCACAAGATAACTACAGGCAAATTGATCTCTTTATCCGAGCAAGAGCTTGTAGATTGTGACACTAAAGGTAAGGATGAAGGCTGTAATGGTGGTTATATGGAAGATGGATTCAAGTTCATAATGGAAAACCACGGCATCACCAGTGAAGCTAATTATCCTTACAAAGGAACTGATGGAACTTGTAACCCCACCAAGGAGGCTTCCCATGTTGCTAAGATCACTGGCTATGAAAAGGTTCCTGCAAAAAGTGAGGCATCACTGATGAAGGCAGTAGCACACCAACCTGTGTCTGTCTCCATTGATGCTGGTGGATTGTCTTTTCAGTTCTACTCCTCTGGTGTTTTCAAAGGAAAATGTGGAAACGACCTAAACCATGTTGTGACAGCAGTAGGGTATGGTAGTACCAGTGATGGAACCAAATATTGGCTTGTCAAGAATTCATGGGGCGCAGATTGGGGTGAGCAAGGATACATAAAAATGCATAAAGATGCATTTGCTAAGGAAGGCAGATGCATTTGCTAA